A stretch of the Bacteroidota bacterium genome encodes the following:
- a CDS encoding DUF4859 domain-containing protein translates to MKHTLLLIMLMTATLTLSAQKIFKVKYESQADLKVFIVNYESQADLLVYMVNYESQANKDGLWFSAKYESQADKKVYFVDYESQADLKIYFVNYESQAGWKNKSKQHLLKF, encoded by the coding sequence ATGAAACACACACTACTTCTTATTATGTTAATGACTGCAACATTAACCTTAAGTGCCCAAAAAATATTTAAGGTAAAATATGAGTCTCAAGCAGATTTAAAAGTATTTATAGTTAATTATGAATCACAGGCAGACTTGTTAGTATATATGGTGAATTATGAATCACAGGCAAATAAAGACGGGCTTTGGTTTTCTGCAAAGTATGAATCTCAGGCAGATAAAAAAGTGTATTTTGTAGACTATGAATCTCAAGCTGACTTAAAAATATACTTTGTAAATTATGAATCGCAGGCTGGTTGGAAAAATAAATCCAAACAACATTTGCTAAAATTCTAA